The nucleotide sequence TAGGACTTTTGTAATAGAGTCAGAGAAATTTAAAAGTAGATAATGGTTTTATACAATTTTTTCATCAATAAATTTTCTGTATTGAATAGCTTCAATTATATCTTTTGAGGCTATTTTTGATTTCTCATTAACATCAGCAATTGTTCTTGCCACTTTTAATATTCTTGTGTAGGCTCTTGTGCTGACTTCAAACTTGGAAAGTAGAGCTTTCATTATTTTTGTACCCTCGTAATCTAGCTTGCAGTATTTATCTATATGTTTTTTATTCATTTGTGAATTGCAATATATACCATCATTTTTAAATCTAACTTCCTGTATTTCTCTTGCAGTTGTAACTCTTTTGCGTATGGCTTCAGAGCTTTCTGAATGCTCTCTTTTTTTAATTTCCTCATAGTTAAGATAATTTACAGAAGAAAATATATCAATTCTATCCATAATTGCTCCCGACAATTTTGAAACATATCTTTTCCTTTGATATTCTGTACAGGTGCACTCTTTATTAGAACCATAGTTTCCACACGGGCATAGATTCATAGCGGATATAAACATGAAGTTAGCAGGGTAGGTTACATTACCTGACGATTTAGAAAATCTTATAACCTTGTCTTCAAGAGGTTGACGCAGTACCTCAATTGAACTCCTTTTGAATTCTAATAACTCATCTAAAAATAAAACTCCATTGTGAGAAAGAGAAATCTCACCCGGAAAAAGCTTACTCCCACCTCCAACAAGGGATATTTTTGAGCTAGTATGATGAGGAGCTCTGAAAGGTCTTTTGAAAACTAAATTTTTGTTATCAAATTGTCCAGTTATACTGTATATTTTGCTTACTTCTAAAGCTTCTTTATAGCTTAAAGGAGGTAATATAGTGGGGAGTCTTTTGGCAAGCATAGTTTTACCAGATCCAGGAGGACCATATAGAATTATGTTATGGCCTCCAGAAGCAGCGATTTCAAGAGCTCTTATTGAAGTAGATTGTCCTGCTATGTCTGAAAAATCAACTCCATAGTTAAAGCTATTTCTTATAGTATTTTTAGTTTTATAGGGAAGTACATCTCTGTATTTAATAAAATTGATAACTTGAACTAAATTATTGAAAGGATAAAGTTTTATGTTTTTTATAATGGAGCATTCTGTTAGGTTTTCATATGGGATTATAAAATTATTTAAATTTGTATGTACTCCTTCAAGTAAAGCAGGAAGAGCACCACGTATGCCTTTTAGATTACCATTTAAGGATAATTCGCCAATAAGAAAAAAGTCATCTATATTATCAAAATAAATTTGTTTTGTGGAGAGAAGAATACCTATAGCTATTGGTAGGTCAAAGGAAGAGCCTTCTTTTTTTAAACTCGCAGGAGCTAAATTTATTGTTATTCTGCATACTGGAAACTT is from Clostridium acetobutylicum ATCC 824 and encodes:
- a CDS encoding YifB family Mg chelatase-like AAA ATPase, which translates into the protein MSTVILKSASLTGINGFMVSVEIDVSKGLPAFNIVGLADAAVRESRERVRAAIINSGFKFPVCRITINLAPASLKKEGSSFDLPIAIGILLSTKQIYFDNIDDFFLIGELSLNGNLKGIRGALPALLEGVHTNLNNFIIPYENLTECSIIKNIKLYPFNNLVQVINFIKYRDVLPYKTKNTIRNSFNYGVDFSDIAGQSTSIRALEIAASGGHNIILYGPPGSGKTMLAKRLPTILPPLSYKEALEVSKIYSITGQFDNKNLVFKRPFRAPHHTSSKISLVGGGSKLFPGEISLSHNGVLFLDELLEFKRSSIEVLRQPLEDKVIRFSKSSGNVTYPANFMFISAMNLCPCGNYGSNKECTCTEYQRKRYVSKLSGAIMDRIDIFSSVNYLNYEEIKKREHSESSEAIRKRVTTAREIQEVRFKNDGIYCNSQMNKKHIDKYCKLDYEGTKIMKALLSKFEVSTRAYTRILKVARTIADVNEKSKIASKDIIEAIQYRKFIDEKIV